The window GATACCGGAAATCCCGGAAGGCCGAAGATCAATTTATCTCCTGATTTTGCAAATATTGCAGGCTTCCCGGGCTTAACCCTAATTCCATGGAAGATTATTCCCGGTTTTTTATCACCAAGTATAAGGTAAACCATATCATGATCTCCGGCAGAGGTGCTACCGATAGTAATGGTTACATCATTCTCTTCTATGGAGCTATCTATAGCATCCTTTATTTCTGAATAGTCATCCCTTATGATTCCATAGTTCCTGACTTCAAATCCGGGATGCCTTTTAAGCTCAGAATACACAGATATACTGTTTGACTCATAGATTTTGCCCTCTTCATATTCCTGGCCCGGATAAAGCAGCTCATTCCCTGTTGATACTATGCCTATCCTGATCTTCCGGATTACATTTACAGTTCCTATTCCTGTAGATGCCATCACAGCAATGCTCCTCGGGTCTATGATTGACCCCCTGCCAAGCAGCCGTTCACCCTTTATTACATCAATGCCGGAGTTGGAAAGCTCGTGAAAGCGCCCTATCTTATTGAAGAATAGGATACGGTTTCCCTCTGTTTCTGTATCCTCAAATGGCACCATGGCATCGGCGCCCAGCGGAATAACGCCCCCAGTAGGTACCTTTATGCATTTTCCATTCCCGGGGAATTTAACTGCCGGTTCTCCTATACTGGTTTCACCGGAAAGCTCCAGTGATACGGGAGCATCCCGCGATGCAAAAGCAAGATCAGATGCAATCACCGCATATCCATCAACCTGGGATCTGGAAAAAAGTGGAAGATTGCTGGCGCTGAATATATCCTCAGCAGATATCCTGCCACAGGAGTCGCCTATCTTTATCCTTTCTGTTTCTGAAATCTTTTTAGAATTAATCCTTATCTTTTCTTCAGCTTCCCTAAATTTTATAAGATTATGAAAAATCATTCCCATTTTATATCACCTATTACATTGATTATTATTCTGCTACCCTTCTCCATGCCCTCCAGGTTTTCACCTATTAAGGTAAAGGAATTTCCCATGAGAAGCGAGGATATCCTTCCAGAAGCCGTTGTTTCCAGTGGCCTTGCATACAGTTCTCCCCCTTTCACAAATGCATTCATAACCTGAAATGTTGTAAATCCTGTTTTGTTATGTATCCTCTCCTCCAGTATTGCCGGGGCTTTTTCTGTAATCTCTAGACCAAAAGCATTCTGTACATATCTGTTTACAAAAATTAGAGAGGACATAAGGGCAGCTACAGGAAGGCCTGACACTGATAGAACCGGCATATTATCCACATTGAACAGGGCTATAGTCCGTCCAGGCCTTATGGAAACACCTGAAAACAGCATTTTGCCCAGTCTGGATATTGCATCAGTGGTTAGGTCTTTCCTTCCCAGGCTGCTTCCTCCTGTTACTATAATTATATCGCATTTTTTCCTGATATTTGATATCTTTTCTATTATGGAATCCACACTGTCATCAGCCATGCCACCATCTATTATATCCATGAATGCCCGCCTGTAAAATGATCTTAATAGGGACCCCGTGGAATTATTTATCTGGCCAGTTACCAGTTCCCTTCCGGTATTTACAATGCCGATTGTAATATTCCGGTACACGGTGGCTGATTTAATGCCTGCCGCAGTCATGGATGAAATGTTCTGGGGCCTTATTATGGATTTCTCTCCCAGTATAAGGCTCCCCCTGCTTATATCCTCCCCTATTGAAGCTACATTTTCCCCGGCAAGTACCGGCGAGTAAATGTAAATATAATCGCCAGATTGTTCACAATTTTCAACCTTGATTACGGCATCTGCACCTTCTGGCATGATGGAACCTGTATAGATTTCCCTGCATTGCCCATCCTTAAGCGGGTATCCTGCACCACCTCCTGCCATATTCACACCGGAGAGCTCAAGCCTTGCAGGGTTATGATCCGAGGCATTGGATGTATTTATGTGTTTTACAGCGTAACCATCCATGGCAGCCTTATTCTTATCAGGAATGTCCATAGGTGAAAATACACTGCATGCAGAAATTTTACCTGCAGCATCCTCAATATTTACCCTTTCACGGCCGGGCAAATGCCATGGCACAGCATCGAATATGGAAACTGCCTCACTGTATGGCAGCAAACTTTCAAACCGCTCCATAATACGTTTTACCATAGGCTTACGTAGTGTTATTTATTCTTTGTATTAATGTTTATAGCCAGTTTAACAGAATAAAGCATAGTTGATGGCCGGCAATTTATTCCATAGATAAATATAATATCTATCAATAAATAATAAATATGGTTAAGTAATAAAGTGTAAATGACATTAATTCTGATAATTGTCAAATTCCTTACAATCGTCTTTGGTTCTATCATTGCTGGATTCATAGGATCCCTTACTGGTCTTGGGGGCGGGACAGTTCTTGTGCCAGTTCTTACGCTTTTCTACGGCATACCTTTCATCTTCGCAGCAGGTGCAAGTCTGATATCGACAATAGCAACCTCAGCTGGTTCGGCAAGTGCGTACACGAAGAAGAAGATTGCGAATATAAAAATAGGTATTGGCCTGGAGATAGCAACAACCACAGGTGCTATTGTAGGCTCCCTGACTCTTGTTTTTATAGATAAGCATGCCCTCATCTGGGTTGTATATGTGATCTTCGGGCTGGTTCTTCTGTTTTCCCTTATTCCTACTATCAAGAAAATAGGAAAGGAGGTGCCGCCGGAGATGAAACCGGACTGGAGCACTAAGTTATTCCAGCTAACGGGGTCTTATTACGACGAGAGGCTTAGAAAAACAATAAAATATCACGGTGTCAGATGGTGGCTTGGAGAAATAGTCATGTTCTTTGCGGGATTTGTTTCCGGGCTTCTGGGCATTGGATCCGGAGCATTGAAGGTTCTGGGAATGGACTGGGCAATGAATCTTCCAATGAAGGTTACAACCACATCCAGCAATTTCATGATAGGAATTACGGCTGCAACGGGCAGTTCAATATACTGGTATGAGGGATATATAAATCTGTTTATTGCAGCAGCCACGGCAATAGGCGTTCTTATAGGTGCTTTTTTCGGTGCTAAAGTTCTGGTCAGAATTTCCAATGAAAATATAAGATGGATATTCTTTGCAATTTTATCTTTCCTGGGATTTGGCATGGTGTTCAAGGGGTTGCACCTGATAAATTTCCTGATAACCTTTTCACTGATGATACAGTTCTTTATATCTGTGATAATATCTATAGTTTTAATAGGTTTGCTATTCTATAATTCAAAAAGAAAGGAATGGGTGAGAAAAAATGCGAAATCATGATGATGAAGTAATTATAAGCTATTTCCTGAGGGCAGGAGTTCTTATAAGCGTATCTTTTATTATTGCAGGTGTTATAATACTGTTTGCCAAAAATGGAGGGGATGGGTTTACACTTTCCCAGATGTCCAGTTACAATTATGCACTTGCACACGGAATAGATTCCAGGTCTGTGTCACTAAATAAAATTTTATCTGGTCTTTCAGCAATCGATGGGCTTTATTTCATAACGGTAGGGCTCTGGGTTCTCATATTCACGCCCATAACAGTGGTCTTCATAGGATGGATTTCCTTCCTGGATGATAAAAACTACCTTTATGTGGGAATGGCATCCATAGTGCTTTTCAACCTGTTCTTTGCGATGCTTGTTGTACCAAGATTTCTTATATAAAATTGGAAAAATTATAATATTTTATACCAATACAATGCCATATGGCTGCAGGTAATTCATTTTTTGGATTTGCCAGGGGATTCGAGATCAGGGATAGCGAAAGCATAATGGAGATAATTAAATGTTCCCTATCTGAATATTACACAAAATCACTGATACTGGATCTTTACAGATCGTGGCCACAGGCTTTCATAGTGTACGATAATTTCGATTCAGTTGTAGGATTCATAATAGGTGCAAAATATTCCGGGACTGAGGGTAGAATCCTCCTGTTTGCAGTTAAAAAATCCTTCAGGGAAGCTGGGGTGGGACAGGCCCTATTAAACAGGGAATTGCAGGTAATGACTGGTGCCGGGCTTTCTACAGTAAGGCTGGAGGTAAGGACAGACAATGAAAATGGAATTAAATTTTATAAAAAGAATGGCTTTTCAATAATATCCACGCTGAAAAATTATTATTCTGACCTGTCAGATGCATACTTAATGTGGAAAATAATTTAAAGTACAATATGGAATTTTAGAAAAATTATAAAAATCAGAAGACCTCTGCCTTCCCGTCAACAAACATCTGCGTAAGCTGATCTATATGTGCCAGCTTGTCATCGGCTATTGCCCTGATGTTGTTTTTGTGTTTTGATGGGTCAACATTGTCCTCATATATGAGCTGCAGTGATGCAACATGGGGCTCATCCACAGGCCTGCCTATCTGTGATACTATTCTTACAAGGACTTCTTTTATGTCTCCTCCTTCTTCCTCTACAACCTTTGAGGCGATCTGGTTGGAAAGCACATTGTAAAGTTTGCCTACATGTGTTACAGGGTTCTTGCCCGCAGCTGCTTCCATGCTCATGGGCCTGTATGGCGTTATAATACCGTTTACCCTGTTGCCCCTTCCAACCGATCCATCGTCCCCGTTTTCCATTGAAAGCCCGGTAACGGTGAGGTAATACACACTATCAGATTTTACATCCCCTGTATTGACATATACCTGAAGATCATTATCTGTGTATTTCATTGCGTTGTCCTTGATCTTGTCAATCAGCTCTTCCTTTATGGAGTTGTATTCAGTGGGGTCTTTAACATACTTATCTACATATGCTGCGGCAACTGTTAGGTTTATTGTCTTGCCCTTCCTAAATCCCATAACCTTTATATCGTAACCTATCCCGGGAAGGGATTTCTTAAGATCGCCATTGATGTATTTTTCAGTAAGCTTTACTATGCTTTCTGTGTCTGTAAATGGCGCAAAACCAACACCAAAAGATGTGTCGTTTGCCTTGAATTTCCTTGTGTCGTACAGTCCTCTCAGATCCACTGAGCCGTTGCCGATCCTTGAATCTATCATTACATCGGAGTCTATATCAAGATCCGGGAAATGCTCTCTAAGATAGTCCTTTGCTGATTTTATTGCTATTGACTTGACCGGTATCCTCTCATCTCCAACTGTTGCTGTTGCACGCCCGCTCAAAAGTATATATGTGGGCTCCAGTACATTTCCGCCCTTGAACTTTGGATCTGCCTGTCCGCCAACCACTTCAACCTGATCGGTATTGTGGTGCAATATCCTGCCGTACTGCTTAATGTAATATTTGCTCAGGGACCTGCTAACAGATTCTGCTATTCCATCTGCAACACTGTCAGGATGGCCAATGCCCTTCCTTTCAACAATTTCTACTTCTCTGCT of the Ferroplasma sp. genome contains:
- a CDS encoding molybdopterin molybdotransferase MoeA, yielding MGMIFHNLIKFREAEEKIRINSKKISETERIKIGDSCGRISAEDIFSASNLPLFSRSQVDGYAVIASDLAFASRDAPVSLELSGETSIGEPAVKFPGNGKCIKVPTGGVIPLGADAMVPFEDTETEGNRILFFNKIGRFHELSNSGIDVIKGERLLGRGSIIDPRSIAVMASTGIGTVNVIRKIRIGIVSTGNELLYPGQEYEEGKIYESNSISVYSELKRHPGFEVRNYGIIRDDYSEIKDAIDSSIEENDVTITIGSTSAGDHDMVYLILGDKKPGIIFHGIRVKPGKPAIFAKSGDKLIFGLPGFPVSSMMILYSLVIPALFSMAGHMFSYTEINAISGDRIDLHQGNTDLLLLKLVNRAGSYYAYQVPGNSGSISRISRAAGFSIVHSDSSYLPRHSSLGVKLFTPKIPEILLYGQYLPAMEHIPGGILDISTFVEAGKNEIVRSMAYGDADVYLWNYRELPDMANYYDSATFKIPYGVAYRHGNYKTMAVMYQGSGLYEYSEGISGPNDITYLDNPEIICDYVRNGRCDAGITYRQYAELYSLEFEQKGCMPFHVIINKDSRRYEDLKNAFASLAGANK
- a CDS encoding molybdopterin molybdotransferase MoeA, with the translated sequence MVKRIMERFESLLPYSEAVSIFDAVPWHLPGRERVNIEDAAGKISACSVFSPMDIPDKNKAAMDGYAVKHINTSNASDHNPARLELSGVNMAGGGAGYPLKDGQCREIYTGSIMPEGADAVIKVENCEQSGDYIYIYSPVLAGENVASIGEDISRGSLILGEKSIIRPQNISSMTAAGIKSATVYRNITIGIVNTGRELVTGQINNSTGSLLRSFYRRAFMDIIDGGMADDSVDSIIEKISNIRKKCDIIIVTGGSSLGRKDLTTDAISRLGKMLFSGVSIRPGRTIALFNVDNMPVLSVSGLPVAALMSSLIFVNRYVQNAFGLEITEKAPAILEERIHNKTGFTTFQVMNAFVKGGELYARPLETTASGRISSLLMGNSFTLIGENLEGMEKGSRIIINVIGDIKWE
- a CDS encoding sulfite exporter TauE/SafE family protein, with the translated sequence MTLILIIVKFLTIVFGSIIAGFIGSLTGLGGGTVLVPVLTLFYGIPFIFAAGASLISTIATSAGSASAYTKKKIANIKIGIGLEIATTTGAIVGSLTLVFIDKHALIWVVYVIFGLVLLFSLIPTIKKIGKEVPPEMKPDWSTKLFQLTGSYYDERLRKTIKYHGVRWWLGEIVMFFAGFVSGLLGIGSGALKVLGMDWAMNLPMKVTTTSSNFMIGITAATGSSIYWYEGYINLFIAAATAIGVLIGAFFGAKVLVRISNENIRWIFFAILSFLGFGMVFKGLHLINFLITFSLMIQFFISVIISIVLIGLLFYNSKRKEWVRKNAKS
- a CDS encoding DUF1634 domain-containing protein, whose amino-acid sequence is MRNHDDEVIISYFLRAGVLISVSFIIAGVIILFAKNGGDGFTLSQMSSYNYALAHGIDSRSVSLNKILSGLSAIDGLYFITVGLWVLIFTPITVVFIGWISFLDDKNYLYVGMASIVLFNLFFAMLVVPRFLI
- a CDS encoding N-acetyltransferase, which codes for MAAGNSFFGFARGFEIRDSESIMEIIKCSLSEYYTKSLILDLYRSWPQAFIVYDNFDSVVGFIIGAKYSGTEGRILLFAVKKSFREAGVGQALLNRELQVMTGAGLSTVRLEVRTDNENGIKFYKKNGFSIISTLKNYYSDLSDAYLMWKII
- a CDS encoding methionine adenosyltransferase yields the protein MESQLKQERNIQVEAIKQSPTMSREVEIVERKGIGHPDSVADGIAESVSRSLSKYYIKQYGRILHHNTDQVEVVGGQADPKFKGGNVLEPTYILLSGRATATVGDERIPVKSIAIKSAKDYLREHFPDLDIDSDVMIDSRIGNGSVDLRGLYDTRKFKANDTSFGVGFAPFTDTESIVKLTEKYINGDLKKSLPGIGYDIKVMGFRKGKTINLTVAAAYVDKYVKDPTEYNSIKEELIDKIKDNAMKYTDNDLQVYVNTGDVKSDSVYYLTVTGLSMENGDDGSVGRGNRVNGIITPYRPMSMEAAAGKNPVTHVGKLYNVLSNQIASKVVEEEGGDIKEVLVRIVSQIGRPVDEPHVASLQLIYEDNVDPSKHKNNIRAIADDKLAHIDQLTQMFVDGKAEVF